From a region of the Streptomyces sp. B21-083 genome:
- the treS gene encoding maltose alpha-D-glucosyltransferase has translation MIVNEPVPDTFEDTPAKDRDPEWFKRAVFYEVLVRSFQDSNGDGIGDLKGLTAKLDYLQWLGIDCLWLPPFFKSPLRDGGYDVSDYTAVLPEFGDLADFVEFVDAAHQRGMRVIIDFVMNHTSDQHPWFQESRNNPQGPYGDYYVWADKDEQYPDARIIFVDTEASNWTFDPVRKQYYWHRFFSHQPDLNYENPAVQEEILSALKFWLDLGIDGFRLDAVPYLYQAEGTNCENLPATHDFLKHVRKEIDAHYPDTVLLAEANQWPEDVVDYFGDFASGGDECHMAFHFPVMPRIFMAVRRESRYPVSEILAKTPAIPNNCQWGIFLRNHDELTLEMVTDEERDYMWAEYAKDPRMRANIGIRRRLAPLLDNDRNQIELFTALLLSLPGSPILYYGDEIGMGDNIWLGDRDAVRTPMQWTPDRNAGFSSCDPGRLVLPTIMDPVYGYQVTNVEASMSSPSSLLHWTRRMIEIRKQNPAFGLGSYTELPSSNPAVIAFLREHKDDLVLCVHNFSRFAQPTELDLQTFSGAHPVELIGGVRFPAIGELPYLLTLAGHGFYWFRLRKDAKDAKDAKDAKDIKDAKNAKDAG, from the coding sequence ATGATCGTCAACGAGCCTGTTCCGGACACCTTCGAGGACACTCCCGCCAAGGACCGGGACCCCGAGTGGTTCAAACGCGCCGTCTTCTACGAGGTCCTCGTCCGCTCCTTCCAGGACAGCAACGGCGACGGCATCGGCGACCTCAAAGGCCTCACCGCCAAACTCGACTACCTCCAATGGCTCGGCATCGACTGCCTCTGGCTCCCCCCCTTCTTCAAATCCCCCCTCCGCGACGGCGGCTACGACGTCTCCGACTACACCGCCGTCCTCCCCGAATTCGGCGACCTCGCCGACTTCGTCGAATTCGTCGACGCCGCCCACCAACGCGGCATGCGCGTCATCATCGACTTCGTCATGAACCACACCAGCGACCAACACCCCTGGTTCCAGGAATCCAGAAACAACCCCCAAGGCCCCTACGGCGACTACTACGTCTGGGCCGACAAAGACGAACAATACCCAGACGCCCGCATCATCTTCGTCGACACCGAAGCCTCCAACTGGACCTTCGACCCCGTCCGCAAGCAGTACTACTGGCACCGCTTCTTCTCCCACCAACCCGACCTCAACTACGAAAACCCCGCAGTCCAGGAAGAAATCCTCTCCGCCCTCAAATTCTGGCTCGACCTCGGCATCGACGGCTTCCGCCTCGACGCCGTCCCCTACCTCTACCAAGCCGAAGGCACCAACTGCGAAAACCTCCCCGCCACCCACGACTTCCTCAAACACGTCCGCAAGGAAATCGACGCCCACTACCCCGACACGGTCCTGCTCGCGGAAGCCAACCAGTGGCCAGAAGACGTCGTCGACTACTTCGGCGACTTCGCCAGCGGCGGCGACGAATGCCACATGGCATTCCACTTCCCCGTCATGCCCCGCATCTTCATGGCAGTACGCCGCGAATCGCGTTACCCGGTCTCCGAAATCCTCGCCAAGACACCGGCCATCCCCAACAACTGCCAGTGGGGAATCTTCCTGCGCAACCACGACGAGCTCACCCTCGAAATGGTCACCGACGAAGAACGCGACTACATGTGGGCCGAATACGCCAAAGACCCCCGCATGCGCGCCAACATCGGCATCCGACGCCGCCTCGCCCCCCTCCTCGACAACGACCGCAACCAGATCGAACTCTTCACCGCCCTCCTGCTCTCCCTGCCCGGCTCGCCGATCCTCTACTACGGCGACGAGATCGGCATGGGCGACAACATCTGGCTCGGCGACCGCGACGCCGTCCGCACCCCCATGCAATGGACCCCCGACCGCAACGCCGGTTTCTCCTCCTGCGACCCCGGCCGCCTCGTCCTGCCCACGATCATGGACCCCGTCTACGGCTACCAGGTCACCAACGTCGAAGCATCCATGTCGTCCCCCTCCTCGCTCCTGCACTGGACCCGGCGCATGATCGAGATCCGCAAACAGAACCCCGCCTTCGGCCTCGGCTCCTACACCGAACTCCCCTCCTCCAACCCGGCCGTGATCGCCTTCCTGCGCGAACACAAGGACGACCTCGTCCTGTGCGTCCACAACTTCTCCCGCTTCGCCCAGCCCACCGAACTCGACCTGCAAACCTTCAGCGGCGCACACCCCGTCGAACTCATCGGCGGAGTCCGCTTCCCCGCCATCGGTGAACTCCCCTACCTCCTCACCCTCGCAGGCCACGGCTTCTACTGGTTCCGGCTGCGCAAGGACGCGAAGGACGCGAAGGACGCGAAGGACGCGAAGGACATCAAGGACGCCAAGAACGCCAAGGACGCCGGGTAG
- a CDS encoding maltokinase N-terminal cap-like domain-containing protein, with amino-acid sequence MSEAATRSATTSPDLLASLEPLLREWLPRQRWFAGKGRPVTDFSLVAATELLPATAQSGLYHLLVRAHQPALQGPGDCYQLLIGAREALPPRLAPALIGHVDRGPLTGRTVYDALYDARAAEVLLEAMRTRARIGALRFDRGRDDKGGAGDDGEGDIPSGLAARMVTAEQSNSSIVYGDTFILKLLRRVAPGVNPDLELPLALAREGCPRVPAPVAWICADAAGTTDHVLDPDAETSAEDRYVLGVLQPFVRGAADGWELALRELAKGEDFSAEARALGRATAEVHMALARALPTVTMGHAQLGPLVDGMIERLDAAVQAVPALHPYAPGLRSAYEALADLAAEGQTWTAQRIHGDLHLGQCLRSPSGEWSLIDFEGEPSKPLAERRLPQPAVRDVAGMLRSFDYAAHSLHPRLPDWAAVCRAAYCAGYAETAGRDPRTDPVLLRAYETDKAVYEVVYEARHRPDWLPVPMSAIHRLAAPD; translated from the coding sequence ATGTCGGAAGCCGCCACCCGCTCCGCCACGACAAGTCCGGACCTCCTCGCGTCCCTTGAACCACTGCTGCGCGAATGGCTGCCGAGACAGCGCTGGTTCGCCGGCAAGGGACGCCCGGTCACCGACTTCTCCCTGGTGGCGGCCACCGAACTGCTGCCCGCCACCGCGCAGTCGGGCCTGTACCACCTCCTCGTGCGCGCCCATCAGCCCGCACTCCAGGGCCCCGGAGACTGCTACCAGCTCCTCATAGGCGCGCGCGAGGCGCTGCCGCCCCGGCTGGCGCCCGCGCTGATCGGACACGTGGACCGGGGCCCGCTGACCGGACGGACGGTGTACGACGCCCTGTACGACGCCCGGGCCGCCGAAGTGCTCCTGGAGGCGATGCGCACCCGGGCGCGGATCGGCGCCCTGCGCTTCGACCGGGGCCGTGACGACAAGGGCGGCGCCGGGGACGACGGGGAGGGCGACATACCGTCGGGGCTGGCGGCCCGGATGGTGACCGCGGAGCAGTCCAACTCGTCGATCGTCTACGGCGACACGTTCATCCTGAAGCTGCTCCGCAGGGTCGCACCGGGCGTCAACCCCGACCTGGAACTGCCCCTGGCGCTCGCCCGCGAGGGCTGCCCCCGGGTCCCGGCCCCGGTGGCGTGGATCTGCGCCGACGCCGCCGGGACGACCGACCACGTCCTCGACCCCGACGCGGAGACGAGCGCCGAGGACCGTTACGTACTCGGCGTCCTCCAGCCCTTCGTGCGGGGTGCCGCCGACGGCTGGGAACTGGCGTTGCGCGAGCTGGCCAAGGGGGAGGACTTCAGCGCGGAGGCGCGGGCGCTGGGACGGGCCACCGCCGAGGTGCACATGGCTCTCGCCCGCGCGCTGCCCACGGTGACCATGGGCCACGCGCAGCTGGGCCCGCTGGTCGACGGCATGATCGAACGCCTGGACGCGGCGGTCCAGGCGGTACCGGCCCTCCACCCCTACGCGCCCGGCCTGCGCTCGGCGTACGAGGCGCTGGCCGACCTCGCCGCCGAGGGCCAGACCTGGACGGCGCAGCGTATCCACGGCGATCTGCACCTCGGACAGTGCCTGCGTTCGCCGTCCGGGGAGTGGTCGCTGATCGACTTCGAGGGCGAGCCGTCCAAGCCCCTCGCGGAACGCCGGCTGCCGCAGCCGGCGGTACGGGACGTCGCGGGCATGCTCCGCTCGTTCGACTACGCGGCCCACTCGCTCCACCCCCGGCTGCCCGACTGGGCAGCGGTGTGCCGGGCCGCGTACTGCGCCGGGTACGCGGAGACCGCCGGCCGGGACCCGCGTACCGATCCCGTACTGCTGCGGGCGTACGAGACGGACAAGGCGGTGTACGAGGTGGTGTACGAGGCACGGCACCGCCCGGACTGGCTCCCGGTACCGATGTCTGCGATACACCGCCTGGCCGCACCCGACTGA